In one Nicotiana sylvestris chromosome 8, ASM39365v2, whole genome shotgun sequence genomic region, the following are encoded:
- the LOC104218871 gene encoding uncharacterized protein, which produces MKLVWSPEKASKAYIDTVKSCEIFKESSVAELISAMAAGWDAQMIVETWSRGGIMATSIGLAVASHVTRGRHICLVPDEDSRIEYIQAMEHAGMSPEVVVREPEEAMEGLMGIDFLVVDCRRNDFCRILRVAKLGHRGAVLICKNASSRVESDFRWRSVLDGKSRIVRSVFLPVGKGLDIAHVGATVSGGGKGGSEKNQSRWIRHFDRESGEEFVIRK; this is translated from the exons ATGAAGTTGGTTTGGTCTCCAGAAAAAGCATCTAAAGCTTATATTGATACTGTTAAATCC TGTGAAATATTTAAAGAATCGAGCGTAGCAGAGTTGATATCAGCGATGGCAGCAGGTTGGGACGCACAAATGATTGTAGAAACATGGTCAAGAGGTGGGATTATGGCAACAAGTATAGGTTTAGCAGTTGCTAGTCATGTTACACGTGGCAGACATATTTGCTTAGTACCTGACGAAGATTCAAGAATAGAGTATATTCAAGCCATGGAACATGCCGGAATGTCGCCGGAAGTTGTGGTCAGAGAACCGGAAGAAGCAATGGAAGGGTTAATGGGGATTGATTTTTTGGTGGTGGATTGTAGGAGAAAtgatttttgtagaattttgagGGTGGCGAAGTTGGGTCATAGGGGAGCAGTTTTGATATGTAAGAATGCAAGTTCAAGAGTTGAATCTGATTTCCGGTGGCGGAGTGTACTTGACGGAAAATCAAGAATTGTACGGTCGGTTTTTCTGCCGGTGGGGAAAGGTTTGGATATTGCTCATGTTGGAGCCACCGTCAGCGGCGGTGGAAAGGGTGGTTCCGAGAAGAATCAAAGTCGATGGATTAGACATTTTGATAGAGAATCAGGAGAGGAGTTTGTTATACGCAAGTGA
- the LOC104218872 gene encoding uncharacterized protein encodes MASLRTTTNFLVREIFRPSIQLSPVRFINIPPAPFPATSLVVSHRLLLRTISYSPVRCAAASDGGAADGKKSPARLAQVKQLLNEATERAQAAGNDPIPKITIDHVIVNFARSGGPGGQNVNKVNTKVDMRFNVKNAYWLSDRVREKILQMEKNRINKDGELVISSTKTRTQKGNIEDALSKLQAIIDAASYVPPPPSEEQVKRIAKLAAIGERKRLDNKKAQSQKKAMRRSKDSWD; translated from the exons ATGGCATCGCTTAGAACCACCACAAACTTTCTCGTCCGGGAAATTTTCCGTCCGTCAATACAGTTGTCACCTGTTCGATTCATCAACATCCCGCCGGCGCCATTTCCGGCAACGAGCCTTGTTGTGAGTCATCGTCTTTTACTACGCACAATCTCCTATAGTCCCGTCAGGTGCGCGGCGGCATCTGACGGCGGTGCCGCCGATGGAAAGAAGTCGCCGGCGCGGCTTGCTCAGGTTAAGCAGCTGTTAAATGAAGCCACGGAACGAGCTCAAGCTGCCGGCAATGATCCTATCCCTAAGATTACAATTG ATCATGTTATTGTTAACTTTGCAAGAAGCGGAGGTCCTGGAGGTCAAAATGTCAATAAAG TAAATACCAAGGTGGATATGCGGTTTAATGTAAAAAATGCTTATTGGTTAAGTGACAGAGTCAGAGAGAAGATTTTGCAAATG GAAAAGAATCGGATAAATAAGGACGGAGAGCTTGTGATCTCTTCAACAAAGACGAGAACTCAGAA GGGTAACATTGAAGATGCTTTGAGTAAATTACAG GCTATAATAGATGCTGCTTCTTATGTACCTCCGCCTCCATCTGAAGAGCAAGTGAAAAGAATAGCAAAATT GGCTGCTATTGGAGAGCGCAAACGGCTTGACAATAAGAAGGCTCAATCACAAAAGAAGGCTATGCGAAGAAGCAAAGACAGTTGGGACTGA